From the Phyllopteryx taeniolatus isolate TA_2022b chromosome 16, UOR_Ptae_1.2, whole genome shotgun sequence genome, one window contains:
- the chst12a gene encoding carbohydrate sulfotransferase 12 isoform X1, protein MGTNRMFHIFVVLGSAFMILLIILYWEEVGASHQFLLTPVSPGPKIPNPAQQQQQPQQPQTTRTPSFLSDIDAFVNQFLEPGTGEPTDPVPAETSNQSEKAEERYIPRQEWKIHLTPVAAELRQRQENRQKLLKDLCANDSLAFPGKNRSFDDIPNKELDHLIVDDRHGIIYCYVPKVACSNWKRIMIVLSESLLRDGVPQRDPMAIPRELAHNSSMHFTFNKFWKRYGKFARHLMKVKLKKYTKFLFVRDPFVRLISAYRDKFELPNEDFYRRFARVMLRRYANQPTPPDSVDEAFATGVHPSFSHFIHYLLDPQTEKDSTFNEHWRQVYRLCHPCQIQYDFVGHLETAEEDAEHLLRLLRVDNVVEFPTSHRNLTTGDWESDWFNMVPLEVRRELYKLYEPDFRLFGYNRPDSILNE, encoded by the exons ATGGGAACAAACAGGatgtttcacatttttgtcGTCCTGGGCTCCGCCTTCATgattcttctgatcatcctgtACTGGGAGGAAGTTGGAGCATCTCATCAGTTTTTGCTCACCCCTGTCTCACCGGGGCCCAAGATTCCAAATCCTGcccaacagcagcaacaaccgCAGCAGCCTCAGACCACCCGAACCCCGTCCTTCCTCTCTGACATCGATGCCTTTGTCAACCAGTTCTTAGAGCCTGGGACTGGCGAACCCACAGACCCTGTGCCAGCTGAAACAAGTAACCAATCAGAGAAGGCGGAAGAGCGATATATACCGAGGCAGGAGTGGAAGATTCATTTGACTCCAGTGGCAGCAGAGCTCCGCCAGAGACAG GAGAACCGGCAGAAGTTACTTAAGGATCTCTGTGCCAATGACAGCCTGGCATTTCCTGGCAAAAACCGTTCATTTGACGACATTCCCAACAAGGAGCTGGATCATCTGATAGTTGATGACAGGCATGGTATTATCTACTGCTACGTTCCGAAG GTGGCGTGCAGTAACTGGAAGCGGATCATGATCGTTCTCAGTGAGAGCCTGCTCCGTGATGGCGTTCCGCAAAGAGACCCTATGGCCATCCCCAGGGAGCTTGCTCACAACAGCAGCATGCACTTCACTTTCAACAAGTTCTGGAAGCGCTACGGCAAGTTTGCGAGGCATCTTATGAAG gtCAAGCTTAAGAAGTACACAAAGTTCCTTTTTGTGCGGGACCCCTTTGTGCGTCTCATATCTGCCTACCGGGATAAATTTGAGCTGCCCAACGAGGACTTCTACCGCCGCTTTGCTCGGGTCATGCTACGGCGCTACGCCAACCAGCCGACGCCCCCCGACTCCGTGGACGAGGCATTTGCTACGGGAGTCCACCCATCCTTCTCTCATTTCATCCATTATCTCCTGGATCCTCAGACGGAGAAGGACAGTACCTTTAATGAGCACTGGCGGCAGGTGTACCGCCTTTGTCATCCGTGCCAGATCCAGTATGACTTTGTGGGCCACTTGGAAACGGCCGAGGAAGATGCTGAGCATTTACTACGCCTGCTGCGCGTGGATAATGTGGTGGAGTTTCCCACCTCGCACAGAAACCTGACGACCGGCGACTGGGAATCGGACTGGTTCAACATGGTGCCCCTGGAGGTGCGGCGGGAACTTTATAAACTGTATGAACCCGACTTCAGGCTTTTTGGTTACAATAGACCCGACTCCATCCTCAATGAGTGA
- the chst12a gene encoding carbohydrate sulfotransferase 12 isoform X2, which translates to MFLEPGTGEPTDPVPAETSNQSEKAEERYIPRQEWKIHLTPVAAELRQRQENRQKLLKDLCANDSLAFPGKNRSFDDIPNKELDHLIVDDRHGIIYCYVPKVACSNWKRIMIVLSESLLRDGVPQRDPMAIPRELAHNSSMHFTFNKFWKRYGKFARHLMKVKLKKYTKFLFVRDPFVRLISAYRDKFELPNEDFYRRFARVMLRRYANQPTPPDSVDEAFATGVHPSFSHFIHYLLDPQTEKDSTFNEHWRQVYRLCHPCQIQYDFVGHLETAEEDAEHLLRLLRVDNVVEFPTSHRNLTTGDWESDWFNMVPLEVRRELYKLYEPDFRLFGYNRPDSILNE; encoded by the exons ATG TTCTTAGAGCCTGGGACTGGCGAACCCACAGACCCTGTGCCAGCTGAAACAAGTAACCAATCAGAGAAGGCGGAAGAGCGATATATACCGAGGCAGGAGTGGAAGATTCATTTGACTCCAGTGGCAGCAGAGCTCCGCCAGAGACAG GAGAACCGGCAGAAGTTACTTAAGGATCTCTGTGCCAATGACAGCCTGGCATTTCCTGGCAAAAACCGTTCATTTGACGACATTCCCAACAAGGAGCTGGATCATCTGATAGTTGATGACAGGCATGGTATTATCTACTGCTACGTTCCGAAG GTGGCGTGCAGTAACTGGAAGCGGATCATGATCGTTCTCAGTGAGAGCCTGCTCCGTGATGGCGTTCCGCAAAGAGACCCTATGGCCATCCCCAGGGAGCTTGCTCACAACAGCAGCATGCACTTCACTTTCAACAAGTTCTGGAAGCGCTACGGCAAGTTTGCGAGGCATCTTATGAAG gtCAAGCTTAAGAAGTACACAAAGTTCCTTTTTGTGCGGGACCCCTTTGTGCGTCTCATATCTGCCTACCGGGATAAATTTGAGCTGCCCAACGAGGACTTCTACCGCCGCTTTGCTCGGGTCATGCTACGGCGCTACGCCAACCAGCCGACGCCCCCCGACTCCGTGGACGAGGCATTTGCTACGGGAGTCCACCCATCCTTCTCTCATTTCATCCATTATCTCCTGGATCCTCAGACGGAGAAGGACAGTACCTTTAATGAGCACTGGCGGCAGGTGTACCGCCTTTGTCATCCGTGCCAGATCCAGTATGACTTTGTGGGCCACTTGGAAACGGCCGAGGAAGATGCTGAGCATTTACTACGCCTGCTGCGCGTGGATAATGTGGTGGAGTTTCCCACCTCGCACAGAAACCTGACGACCGGCGACTGGGAATCGGACTGGTTCAACATGGTGCCCCTGGAGGTGCGGCGGGAACTTTATAAACTGTATGAACCCGACTTCAGGCTTTTTGGTTACAATAGACCCGACTCCATCCTCAATGAGTGA